DNA sequence from the Alosa alosa isolate M-15738 ecotype Scorff River chromosome 2, AALO_Geno_1.1, whole genome shotgun sequence genome:
TCAGTTTCAGTCAAAGCACCATTTGGATTTATGTTTTTTAAAGACCTGTTATGTATCAGAGTTAACCGTTTTTGAGAAGATGTTGAGATTTATGTAATTCTTTGTTCTCAAAGTTTGTGTGAAGTGATGTAGCCTTGTATACCCCTCTACTGAAGCAAAGACTGAGTATTGTGCTAATTTTAATTTGACTTTATTACGTTTGTGTATTTGTAGCATAGGCTACTGATAGAAAAAAATCACAACGTTGCCATGTGTTTATTCTGTTGAATATTTTAACTTGCCTGGTTACCAATTTATTTGACAaaagcctacaataaagtatgaTGGTTGCAATAGAGTATCACAGGGGTTATTTGGGTTGTCATTCTTGATGAGTTGAAGAAATATACAACCTTTCTACAACTGACCATTTTTACTTATTCAGCAGGTCCTTACTGTGTGCAAATTCAGTTGTAGAGTCAGTTATATAAGGTATTTTAGACATCAGTTATGGATTGACTGTTGGGGAAAAATGCAAGAACATGAACAATCTTAAAGACTGTAaaatgtctctctgtctgtggggTAATCTTTGGAAGATAAATGTCAAGATGTCAAAATCATACTGTTTATTCTTAAGACTTCCATGACACACATAAATCGACACTACTGGAGTGCAGTTGGTGAAAGTTGTATTACCCTTGCTTGAATTGTAAATTTAAAAAGCTCAAGATAGCTACAAATATAGGACATTTTAACAAAAATTTTAACAAAAAACTCACTAATTGTTCTTACCAATTGTTTAATCAGTTGCATTACTGAATTTCATGAGTGTTTGAATGTATATCAAGGTGTTGGAAATGTGGGCAGAAATGGTGAGTGAATCAAGATCTCTCCATGAAATCTTGGGGGCCTGCTGAGTTGCTGTGACAAGTGGACCACTTTCAGTTGGACTGTGGCACATGTGTGAATTAGCTGAGCTCCAGGGCATGTATATGCAAATTATGTAAATTGTGCTGATAAAAGACAGGGCAGCACAGGCCTTTTTAAGAATGGTGTCTTTTAGTTTGTGGGCGGAGAGGATACTAAAGATAAGAACAACTATCCAATTTCTTTCATGTGAATGATTCCGACAGGTAAACAAATTAGCCTGTCCTTTCAAAAGACTTGCCATGagatattgtattgtattttaaAATTGAACTTGTAAACATAGTTTTGTAGTTGAGAAAACTATGGTCCAGTTGAGAAAACTATTATTACAGTGTATATTCAGAGGACTCAATCTTcaattttgtgtttgtattatAGGACAAACATAGTTATTAAATACAATCCATCATAAATatacacaaaataaatattgtaaaagTGGAATATTCCCTAGTAGTTTGGTATGATTCACTCCACACCCTACTTACTCAGAGGTAACAAATGAGGTGTGACACTACTCACAGACAACCAATCAGAGTGGACAGAGGCGTCGCTAAAGTTGTATAAATTACTCAGGTACAACAGGTGGCAGTTTAGGATGCAACAGACAGACCCTCCACAGCTAGACACAGAGTCAGCACAACCAACTTAACCAGAGGTGACAGACAAAAGCATCTTTTGCGGACTCGGGACTTGTTTTGTAAGAATGACATCGTATGTGCAACAGGGACTCTCTCCGACTCAGGTAGGAGCCCAGTTCCAGAGCATGGGTACTCAGGAGCCGCAGGAGTTCAGCCTGTACAATGACAGCTTCTACAGTCCGCCACCTCTTTCAAGCCCGCAGCAGACCTTACCACCCACCTACGACCTTGGAGACTATGCCAGCTCAACCCCGAACCCCTACCTGTGGTTCAACAGCTCAGGGATGAACGGCATGCCTTACCTAGGTGGGGCCCCAAGGACAGCGGGCGATCCATTTGCAGGCCAGCACTATGGCATGCCAAGGCCATACCTGGGCACAGGTGCCACTGGAGGAGACCTGAGCTGGTTTTCTTTGCCCTCTCAGGAGGATCTCATGAAGCTTGTTAGGCCACCATACTCCTACTCTGCCCTCATTGCCATGGCCATACATGGGGCCCCAAACCGCCGGCTGACTCTCAGCCAAATATACCAGTATGTGGCTGACAACTTCCCCTTCTACAATAAGAGCAAAGCTGGTTGGCAGAACTCTATACGACACAACCTATCACTCAACGACTGCTTTAAGAAGGTGCCCCGCGATGATGATGACCCTGGTAATTAATCAAGATTTTATTCTCTAATTCATACAGTATACTATAGTTTCACCAATTAAATTTATTCACATATTCTGCATTTTATGTTGTATTTCTATATTATCCTACTTGTCCAAGCCGTTAAATGGTTGACCTAATATGTGTCCTGTTTTTAACTTTTCTCTATAGGCAAAGGTAACTACTGGACCTTAGATCCaaactgtgaaaagatgtttgaCAATGGCAActtcaggaggaagaggaagagaaaatcGGACTCCCTGATGAGCGAAGGGGAGAATTGCAGCCCTGCCGGTCCGACCTCTGCTGAGTCCAGCCCCAAAGGCCACCTGGCTGAGGCGCACAGCCCCTCCGATGGGGGCTCCACGCAGGACTCGGTGGGCCCCTCCCCCTGCCTGAAGAGCTTCCTGACCCAGATGACGGAGGTGTCATCGAGTGCAGGTACGCTAGTCGGGGACACAGTGCTCCGCCCCTTGCCCTTGGGTTTGCCTCTCGAAGGCTCTCAGAGGGCCTTGTCGAGCGAGGGCTTCGGCCCGTACTCCCCCAATGCCACGGTTCCGCAGTGGGAGGCCCAGATCCCTCCGCCTACTGCACTCTCCTCATCGCCGTCACACTTCTCAGGCGTCTACACCGACTCCCTGCTCAACCATTTTGGCAGCAACTCCTATCCAGGCCTGGAGCCGACCGGACTGGTGTACCCACGGGAAGGGACAGAGGTCTGAGACAGGCATGCGCTGAAAAGTTTTACGGACAAACTCGAAACACAGGCAGACATGTCACGGGACAAGGCCCTCAGGGCGTTAGCCTGCAGGGCACGTGAAGAGTGCAGCTCATGAGCAGACTGATAGTGGCTACCTGACTCAGCAGGCAAGCAACACCCCCTTCTCTCCACtcaactgctgtgcaaatgctTACTCTATCTGGTCTTAGCGTTGGCTGCTGACATGATGTAATTCCAGCCAAAAAAAAAGACTGCCCGTTTACTGTTTGTTTGATGAGCACATCTGAGATTACCACCAAAAACTGCCAGTGCTGGTGTAGTTAAATATTATGATGAACAATTACATGCATtatgagaaaaataaaaactgtGCTAAATTATATTCTATAATGTTGTTTGTCAGTCAGTGCAGTAGTTAAtagattttgtgtttgtgttttgtattttctttgtaATATATATCTATGAGCCTATATCTATGCACTGTATTTATATAGAGCTGACTGTATTTCAACAACTTGTCATCAACATTGTATAATAAAAGCGTGTTAAGACATCCAATCATGTTTCACAGTTTGATGTGAGTTCAAGCTGAAATGGCAAAGTGGCCCAAATgacaaaaaacaacacactgaaacacacgtATGCAGACATAAGGATACCAAAGATAATGTATCCAATATCATACACATCACATAGAATTGAAACCACTGAGGGTTTGTGAATTCAAATTTCTGCTATCTTTCATCAATACTGTCACTGATCCGCACTAACCAAGATGGCTTGCAAAAGACAAGCAGAGGAACCGTTAAACTAGAGgtcgggagagagagaaaacacactgGTTTGACAATCGGAAAATCAAAATTGAACTGACTTGTTCCTCAAGATCTTATGCGGTTCATTGCAGTGCCACCAACAAAACACTATTTTGTTCACATTTGTTTCAATTCTGTGTTCACATGTCATTAACTCTGTCCATTAAGGTTTTAGGTTAACAAATTAATCAAAGATATTCCAAACATTGATTAGGGAGTGTCAGTCTTCAGCCAAGGGTGTGgttgggtgtggtgtgtgcatacTAGATGGCCTCTTGAAGCAAATCCTTTGGACATGGTATGCAATTCACCTGCCACATGTCTGCCTTACAGGAGTGATTCCCCTAATTAGAATTCAAATGAGTCACTATCTGTCCTAAACAATGCAATAATGGTGGAATGTAATCCTCACTGGCTCCTTAGCTGCCATACTGTTTATACAGTAAATTAATTTAGGTGTAACAGGATCAATACACATATTTATTTTGGTTGACATACAGTACCACAGATTGTAAAGGACCATAAACTTCATAGAGGTAGAAACAGCCTCAACATTTCATTATTTCATGGTATTTATTAATACTTCATGAATGCTGAAATAAGGAATATCAATGTGCATATATTAAAGTCTTGAGATCTGCATTGTTTTCTAATGAACTTCCATTATGTTCACCTCCATACAGCAGAGCCGCATAGTCTGATGCCAATGCTGAAAAACGAGTCTCACATACAGATATCACTAAGGTAGATTCTGAAATGCTGAGGTCAACATTCTCTAGCCAGATGCTTAATAGCGTGGGAATGAAAGTGTCTCCTGCTTCCCTCTGACTTGGCAGTACTGGGAGCTGAGAGAACAAAGATGTAAGATTATTCCCATATCTAACTGTGGAGAAGATGGATCTCtgagcagaggcagagagaagccGCCAGGCCGCAAAGTGAAAAGGGGGAAGTGTTCAGATCTCAGATCTTTCTCTGAGATCGCCACACTGACACAGTGAATAAGAGGCTGAGCAACCACTTTGTCCTGCAGGCCTCAGCGAGTTCTGTCACCTTCCTCAAACCAAATTACCCTTTTCAAATTAGCCTCCAACATAACTGTCAGAGGACAGATAGCAAGTCAGCCTTTTCCATGGGATACAGTTTTTCAATCGTTGGGTATTTCCATAATTCCAAGCGGTAAAGCTGAGAAATATGAAAATGGGATACTGATAGTGCAAGTCATATTTGAGGAACAGACAGTGGagcaaagaatagttaaaaataACTGATCAATGTAGCATAAATGCTGTAATAGCATAGGGCAGAGGACATGTATAGAAATACATTCAAAATCTAAGTGACAAATTCAGAACTAATTATATTCATGCTTAtgtatttgttgttttattgttttaatacTTAGACTGCACTAAAGCAGCAGTTCATTTAAAGAAaatattcacaaacacacaaaggagAGAATTGCTTATTTCACTGTTATTAACTGATTGTAAATACAAATAAGacaatatttaaaataaaaaataagatcAACATTTATTTAGAGAAAAAAGTATTACTATTGATTTGATAAGACAATGGTCAAATGATTGAAATACACATATGGACCAAATATAGACATGTAATTCAATACATCTAGATAGTATAAGCGAAGACAagttaattatattaattattgcACTATGTGAGCCAATAGAGTCTAAGCAATCCATAAATTACTCAGGCAAATGAGTGCTGATGAAAATAAGTGTCTTATAAGACAGACAGGAATGTGGTTGTAAGGTGTGCGTCTCCTTGGCAGAAGAAATGTAAATTAAAGCTGCTGTTACTCAGAGCTTTCAATGTAATCAGCCATGAGTGAATAATTTATCATTTATGATATTGAGATTTTTACTTAAgattatgtagcctacagtatgtgtaaatAATAGTCCACCCAAACACTGTTTTTGTTGGATCTCAAGAGTTGAACCAAAAGCAAGTAATTTATGCAATTACTGTTAATAAGACAGGTTTTCCCATATCTGTCTACATTCCAGCAGAGCGACACATGCAAATGTACAACATGACCCAATACGCAAGATGATTCCAGTAGTGAGTCATTCCCAGTGCAATATTTGCACAGTTATATTCCACATTTTTTATCCAGACAAAATTTGCATTGGCCCCAGATTTGATTATGACTTGACATTTGTAATCCAACCCATTAGATATTCCCACCATACCAAACACAAAAGGCTTAACTGAACACAGAACAGGTACAACAGTCGTTCCAAGACATTTCCATCTTCTTAAAGTTTTAATAATAGACAGAAATCTGCTAAAAATTACAAAACTGGTTAAGTTCTTTCTGAACTTTTAGTAGATGTAAATACTTGTAAAATATTTACTTGTAAAATATTTCCTGgtaactacagtaggctaactaGGGTAATTATGGAGatctttctgttctgttcttcagctctgacacagacacactctaaGACATATGGACCGAACAAACAGAGATCCGATGTCATCCCTTGCAGAGATTCAACAGTTTGTTCCACACCTGTGCTCAATCAAGCTTTAGGGCATCCTTAATCGACACGTCCATATCTGTGCTTCCAATCAAGGGCCCATGTTTACAAACAATACAGCCCCATTGAAGTGACATGTGTCAGTAAACACCAGGCACACTTATTCTGTCGTTGACGTGGTTCATCATGATCACACATCTGACTGCCCCATCACAAACATCACAAAGAAGAAGAGACGAGGGCACCtcagggtgtgtgcgtgtgtgtgtgtgtgtgtgcgtgcgtgcgtgtgtgtgtgtgcgtgtgtgttggtacAATGGCAGGGCGAGGTCATTGAGGTGATTGTGTGAGAGGCACATGTCAGTGTTATCTGCAAATCCATGATTAAGGT
Encoded proteins:
- the LOC125290970 gene encoding forkhead box protein I1-ema-like, producing MTSYVQQGLSPTQVGAQFQSMGTQEPQEFSLYNDSFYSPPPLSSPQQTLPPTYDLGDYASSTPNPYLWFNSSGMNGMPYLGGAPRTAGDPFAGQHYGMPRPYLGTGATGGDLSWFSLPSQEDLMKLVRPPYSYSALIAMAIHGAPNRRLTLSQIYQYVADNFPFYNKSKAGWQNSIRHNLSLNDCFKKVPRDDDDPGKGNYWTLDPNCEKMFDNGNFRRKRKRKSDSLMSEGENCSPAGPTSAESSPKGHLAEAHSPSDGGSTQDSVGPSPCLKSFLTQMTEVSSSAGTLVGDTVLRPLPLGLPLEGSQRALSSEGFGPYSPNATVPQWEAQIPPPTALSSSPSHFSGVYTDSLLNHFGSNSYPGLEPTGLVYPREGTEV